From the genome of Pseudomonas sp. WJP1:
CTGCGCCCGTCGAGCAATCCACTTTCAGCCAATAGCAACGAACCCACGCAAACACCGCCCAGGGTCGCGCCATTGGCATGTTGCTGGCGAAGCCAGCGCAGCAGCGCCTGCGGCGCCTGGGCTTCGCTGAACCCGGCAATCGACGGTGGAATCAACACCGCCACCAATGCGCCGTCCGCAGCGGGGTGGCTGTCATAGACACGAACGGGTGCCTGCTCGCCGTCGACCTGCCAATGGCTGATCCGCAACAAAGGCAATCGCGCGGCCTGATGCTCGGCGGCGATGCGGTTGGCCACCCCGAACAGATCCGTCAACCCATGCACCGCCGCCATCTGCGCGCCGGGATAGATCAACACGCCCAGCTCGACGATTGCCCTTTGTGCATCCATTGTCAGTTTTCCCCCCTCTATTGTCGGTGCGGCCAATCCCTGGACGGTCTGCCAGGGTCAATACTTCATCCCACATTCAAACCGCACTTCGAGGAAACAGTCATGGCCAAGCAAGCACTCATCGTAGTCGATATCCAAAAAGACTACTTCCCCCAAGGCAAGTGGCCATTGGCCGGTGCCGATGCCGCCGCGGACAACGCCGTTCGTCTTCTCAAGGCCTTTCGTGACGCCGGTGATTCGGTGGTGCACATCCGCCACGAATTCACCTCCGCTGAAGCACCGTTTTTCACCCCGGGGTCCGACGGCGCGAAGCTGCACCCGAAAGTCCTCAACCAGGGCAATGAGCCGGTGGTGCTCAAGCACTTCGTCAACTCGTTCCGTGAAACCGAACTGCAGTCCATTCTCGACGAGCAGGGCATCAAGGAACTTGTGGTGGTCGGCAGCATGAGCCACATGTGTGTCGACGGCATCACCCGCGCTGCCAATGACCTGGGCTACAGCGTCACGGTGATCCATGATGCCTGTGCCTCCCGTGACCTGGAGTTCAACGGCCTCACCGTTCCGGCGGCCCATGTGCAT
Proteins encoded in this window:
- a CDS encoding cysteine hydrolase family protein, with protein sequence MAKQALIVVDIQKDYFPQGKWPLAGADAAADNAVRLLKAFRDAGDSVVHIRHEFTSAEAPFFTPGSDGAKLHPKVLNQGNEPVVLKHFVNSFRETELQSILDEQGIKELVVVGSMSHMCVDGITRAANDLGYSVTVIHDACASRDLEFNGLTVPAAHVHAAFMSALGFAYAKVVSTDEFLAAN